One window from the genome of Williamwhitmania sp. encodes:
- a CDS encoding NAD-dependent epimerase/dehydratase family protein, with amino-acid sequence MLKVGITGQSGFVGTHLYNTLGLLSDKFMRIPFDDKFFNEREKLIEFVTSCDVIVHLAAMNRHNDPEVLYSTNISLVKKLIEACDSSNITPHILFSSSTQEERDNLYGRSKKEGRELFENWAKRSGARFTGLVIPNVFGPFGNPYYNSVVATFCHQLTHKETPTIETDGELKLIYVAELVDFLLNKIEVTVLNDVESIERCEVPYTSTIKVSELLEKLKGFKERYFENGMLPNLGNALDRNLFNTLLTYNDHKSFFPFHLKLNTDERGSFVETIKLNSGGQVSFSTTKPGITRGNHFHTRKAERFAVIKGKAIIEFRRIGTDKKFTFELDGGNNPSFVDMPVWFTHNITNVGTEEVYTIFWISEHFDPADQDTFFEQV; translated from the coding sequence ATGCTGAAAGTTGGAATTACCGGTCAATCTGGTTTTGTAGGTACTCACCTCTATAATACTCTTGGCCTTTTATCCGATAAATTTATGCGTATTCCTTTCGATGATAAGTTTTTCAACGAAAGAGAGAAGTTAATTGAGTTTGTCACCTCTTGCGATGTGATTGTTCATTTAGCAGCCATGAATCGTCATAATGATCCAGAGGTACTTTACAGCACAAATATCTCTTTAGTAAAGAAACTTATTGAAGCATGTGACTCTTCAAATATAACTCCCCATATTTTATTTTCATCCTCAACACAAGAGGAGAGAGATAATCTGTACGGTAGATCGAAAAAGGAGGGGCGTGAACTATTTGAAAATTGGGCGAAACGTTCAGGGGCAAGATTTACTGGCCTCGTTATTCCTAATGTGTTTGGTCCCTTTGGTAATCCCTACTATAACTCTGTTGTTGCCACTTTTTGTCACCAACTAACGCATAAGGAGACGCCAACGATTGAAACTGATGGCGAGTTGAAGTTAATTTACGTAGCTGAGTTAGTTGATTTTTTGTTGAATAAAATTGAGGTCACAGTTCTTAATGATGTTGAATCTATTGAGCGATGCGAGGTACCATATACTTCTACCATTAAAGTATCTGAATTACTTGAGAAGCTAAAAGGTTTTAAAGAACGTTATTTTGAAAATGGGATGCTTCCAAACTTGGGCAATGCATTGGATCGCAATTTGTTTAATACCTTACTAACCTATAATGACCATAAATCGTTTTTCCCCTTTCATCTAAAACTAAATACCGATGAAAGAGGTTCGTTTGTGGAGACGATAAAGTTGAATAGTGGTGGGCAAGTCTCTTTTTCTACTACCAAACCAGGTATAACACGGGGTAACCATTTTCATACCCGAAAGGCAGAGCGTTTTGCTGTAATAAAGGGTAAGGCTATAATAGAATTTAGGCGTATAGGCACTGATAAAAAGTTCACCTTTGAGTTGGATGGTGGGAACAATCCTTCATTTGTAGATATGCCGGTATGGTTTACCCATAACATAACCAATGTAGGAACAGAAG
- a CDS encoding polysaccharide biosynthesis protein, with the protein MFQNKILLITGGTGSFGNAVLKRFLDTDINEIRIFSRDEKKQDDMRRHYNSSKIKFYIGDVRDANSIDRAMHGVDFVFHAAALKQVPSCEFFPVEAVKTNILGTDNVLQAAEKYGVKRLVVLSTDKAAYPINAMGMSKALMEKVMVARSRSNDPATQIFCGTRYGNVMASRGSVIPLFIEQLKVGKPLTITDPNMTRFMMTLEDAVDLVLYAFEHGKPGDLFVQKAPSATIETLAKALIELYKSTSEIKIIGTRHGEKLYETLVNREDMVKAEDLGNYFRIPADNRDLNYAQYFSEGIPDVSQFEEYHSHNTELLDVEGMKRLLLKLPMIRKDILGEESSNQYPD; encoded by the coding sequence CTTATTACCGGAGGCACTGGTTCTTTTGGTAATGCTGTCCTTAAACGGTTTCTTGATACTGACATTAATGAAATACGTATTTTTTCACGTGATGAGAAGAAGCAGGATGACATGCGTCGTCACTATAACTCTTCAAAGATTAAGTTCTATATCGGTGATGTAAGGGATGCTAATAGCATCGATAGAGCCATGCATGGTGTTGATTTTGTATTCCATGCTGCCGCACTGAAGCAGGTTCCATCCTGTGAGTTTTTTCCTGTTGAGGCGGTTAAAACTAATATCCTCGGAACCGATAATGTTCTTCAGGCTGCTGAAAAGTATGGAGTGAAGCGGTTGGTGGTATTAAGTACCGACAAAGCTGCCTATCCCATTAACGCAATGGGCATGTCGAAGGCGTTAATGGAGAAGGTGATGGTTGCAAGGTCACGAAGCAATGATCCAGCAACCCAAATATTTTGTGGCACGCGCTATGGAAATGTAATGGCCTCCAGAGGTTCTGTTATTCCATTGTTTATAGAACAATTAAAAGTTGGAAAGCCATTGACCATTACCGATCCTAACATGACTCGGTTCATGATGACCTTGGAGGATGCAGTTGATCTCGTTCTTTATGCGTTTGAGCATGGTAAACCGGGTGACCTGTTTGTTCAAAAGGCTCCCTCGGCAACTATTGAGACTTTGGCTAAAGCTTTAATCGAACTCTATAAGTCTACTAGTGAAATTAAGATAATCGGTACTAGGCATGGAGAGAAGTTATACGAGACCTTAGTTAATAGGGAGGATATGGTTAAGGCAGAAGATTTAGGAAACTATTTTAGAATTCCTGCTGATAATAGAGACCTTAATTATGCTCAGTATTTTTCAGAGGGTATTCCGGATGTATCTCAATTTGAGGAGTATCATTCGCACAATACAGAATTGTTGGATGTAGAGGGAATGAAAAGACTTCTCTTAAAACTTCCCATGATACGCAAAGATATACTAGGTGAAGAGAGTAGTAACCAATATCCTGATTAA